A single Bacillus sp. (in: firmicutes) DNA region contains:
- a CDS encoding HD-GYP domain-containing protein: MRLMNVASCQSGTKLGKSIYNDKGQILLSEGVQLTDKLIHKLIKSGVTTIYIEDEQSEGIEIVESVPIELRLEAINTITEGFQSIASLKSNHSRLQGMIKSDRAIRSFQKIFKDILNCLTENRTAINLLATAKIYENYVYTHSVNVSIYACQLAIENGLPLKNIEEIGLGAILHDIGKIFIPLEILNKPGKLTKEEYNEVMNHSKLGFETLRKIHEIPLPVAHCALQHHERLDGLGYPRGLMDADIHKYAKIISVVDVFDAVTSARTYRTPMLPHKGLELLYTGCGTQFDCKQVELFKNCIAIYPQGLTVKLNDGRTGLVSKYNFHAVGRPILRIIKDEANQKIKPYEVDLSEYENLTLQIVEADVLF, translated from the coding sequence ATGCGGCTAATGAATGTTGCTAGCTGTCAGTCCGGAACTAAATTAGGTAAATCTATTTATAATGATAAAGGTCAAATTCTTTTATCAGAAGGTGTCCAACTAACAGACAAACTAATACATAAGCTAATAAAAAGTGGAGTTACTACCATTTATATAGAGGACGAACAATCAGAAGGGATTGAAATAGTTGAATCAGTCCCTATAGAATTACGGCTTGAGGCAATCAATACGATAACGGAAGGGTTCCAATCAATTGCGAGCCTTAAATCTAATCATTCCCGCCTCCAAGGTATGATAAAATCGGACAGAGCTATTCGCAGTTTTCAAAAAATCTTTAAAGATATTTTAAATTGTTTAACTGAAAACAGAACGGCGATCAATCTATTAGCAACAGCAAAAATTTATGAAAATTATGTGTATACTCACAGTGTCAACGTGTCGATTTATGCATGTCAATTAGCGATTGAGAACGGTTTGCCATTAAAAAATATTGAAGAGATTGGACTTGGGGCAATACTCCATGATATAGGGAAAATATTTATTCCCCTAGAAATACTAAATAAACCAGGAAAATTAACAAAGGAAGAATACAACGAGGTCATGAACCACAGTAAATTAGGGTTTGAAACGCTTAGAAAAATTCACGAGATTCCATTGCCTGTTGCTCATTGTGCTCTCCAGCATCATGAGAGATTGGATGGACTTGGTTATCCACGAGGATTAATGGATGCTGATATTCACAAGTACGCGAAAATTATCAGTGTTGTTGATGTATTCGATGCAGTAACAAGTGCAAGAACTTATCGGACTCCAATGCTTCCGCATAAAGGTCTTGAGCTTCTTTATACGGGATGCGGAACGCAATTCGATTGTAAACAAGTTGAATTGTTTAAAAATTGTATCGCTATTTATCCGCAGGGGTTGACCGTAAAATTAAATGACGGCAGGACTGGACTTGTTTCGAAATATAATTTTCATGCAGTGGGACGACCGATTTTACGAATTATTAAAGACGAAGCCAATCAAAAAATCAAACCGTATGAAGTTGATTTATCAGAATACGAAAATTTAACTTTACAAATCGTCGAAGCAGATGTGTTATTTTAG
- the paaH gene encoding 1,2-phenylacetyl-CoA epoxidase subunit B, whose amino-acid sequence MGQSAQFYEEFQVFSRKTPTSQVQEQFTLLAPNHEIALVMAQENFMRREEVCDIWVVKRSDIRSLNPEEREGLKRIDNKDYRTTKGYGYLARIWREAEQGMLDEEEILSWSKGRVK is encoded by the coding sequence ATGGGACAAAGTGCGCAATTTTATGAGGAATTTCAAGTGTTTAGTCGAAAAACACCAACATCTCAAGTTCAAGAGCAATTTACACTATTAGCGCCAAATCATGAAATCGCTTTAGTGATGGCACAAGAAAATTTTATGAGACGTGAAGAAGTATGTGATATTTGGGTAGTGAAGCGTTCGGATATTCGCTCATTAAATCCTGAGGAACGTGAGGGGCTTAAACGTATCGATAATAAAGATTATCGGACAACGAAAGGGTATGGCTATTTAGCAAGAATTTGGCGAGAAGCTGAGCAAGGCATGTTGGATGAGGAAGAAATCCTGTCATGGAGTAAGGGGCGTGTCAAATAA
- the paaJ gene encoding phenylacetate-CoA oxygenase subunit PaaJ: MIIVNSLEEKVRKQIETVHDPEIDTINIVDLGMLGNITTLENKVTVDLLPTFLGCPALGIIKDNVIKAVSEIDEVEKVEVNYINTPPWTSASISEKGREALKEFGIAPPPLQLESDGSWQVDCPYCGSPYNTLENIFGPSACRSLLYCKECKNPFEAMKPISTL; the protein is encoded by the coding sequence ATGATCATCGTAAATTCTTTAGAAGAAAAGGTAAGAAAGCAAATCGAAACTGTTCATGATCCAGAGATTGATACGATCAATATCGTTGATTTAGGGATGCTAGGAAATATTACTACCCTCGAAAACAAAGTAACTGTAGACCTTCTTCCAACGTTTTTAGGTTGCCCAGCGTTAGGAATTATTAAAGACAATGTCATAAAAGCAGTAAGTGAAATTGATGAAGTGGAAAAGGTTGAGGTTAACTACATCAATACCCCTCCATGGACTTCTGCATCGATTTCAGAAAAGGGAAGAGAAGCGTTGAAAGAGTTCGGCATCGCCCCTCCTCCGCTTCAACTTGAAAGTGATGGGTCTTGGCAAGTTGATTGCCCATATTGTGGCTCACCCTATAACACATTAGAAAATATCTTTGGCCCTTCAGCTTGTCGAAGTCTTTTATATTGCAAAGAATGTAAAAATCCATTTGAAGCAATGAAACCAATTTCAACTTTATAA
- a CDS encoding EthD family reductase, with amino-acid sequence MIKFVALYKHPEDKEKFDEHYFSVHAPITKKIPGLLKMDVTKFIGSPMGGESKYYLMCEMYYESMDSFKAAMKTEEAKASGKDLMSFAKEIVTLMIGEEVNE; translated from the coding sequence ATGATTAAATTTGTTGCATTGTATAAACACCCAGAAGATAAGGAGAAATTTGATGAGCATTATTTTTCAGTCCATGCTCCGATTACAAAAAAAATCCCTGGTCTGTTAAAAATGGACGTAACGAAATTTATTGGCAGTCCAATGGGCGGTGAAAGCAAGTATTACTTAATGTGTGAAATGTATTATGAAAGCATGGATTCATTTAAAGCTGCGATGAAAACAGAAGAAGCAAAAGCATCTGGAAAAGATTTAATGTCGTTTGCAAAAGAGATTGTGACGTTAATGATTGGTGAGGAAGTAAATGAATAA
- a CDS encoding aspartyl-phosphate phosphatase Spo0E family protein yields MINDRVKLEKRIERLKKELNLTVKATELDSQETLSYSQQLNQLIITNQKLTRDCYLNMNGGKTS; encoded by the coding sequence ATGATTAATGACAGGGTTAAGCTAGAGAAACGAATTGAAAGGTTGAAAAAGGAATTAAATTTAACAGTTAAGGCCACTGAATTGGATAGTCAAGAGACTTTAAGTTATAGTCAGCAACTGAACCAACTCATTATAACTAATCAAAAATTAACAAGAGATTGTTATTTAAATATGAACGGAGGGAAAACTTCATGA
- a CDS encoding heavy-metal-associated domain-containing protein, giving the protein MNHVTMYIYGASCLDCIRIIEKEMIDLGGIFTFKGMMPKGKIFIKYNPSIINVSRIVDKIEKIGFSVMKIIQKEERMIMFD; this is encoded by the coding sequence ATGAATCATGTGACAATGTATATTTATGGAGCCTCCTGTTTGGATTGTATTCGCATAATTGAAAAAGAGATGATAGACTTGGGTGGTATTTTTACCTTTAAAGGTATGATGCCGAAAGGAAAGATCTTCATTAAGTATAATCCAAGTATAATTAACGTTTCTAGAATAGTAGATAAAATTGAAAAAATAGGTTTTTCCGTCATGAAGATTATTCAAAAGGAAGAAAGAATGATAATGTTTGACTAG
- the paaG gene encoding 1,2-phenylacetyl-CoA epoxidase subunit A, translating into MALQVVNSSDETKYKEFMARIEAGEKIEADDWMPEEYRNVLIKLISMHGISEIMGAFPEKEWTPKAPSLYRKLGIMAKVQDEMGHGQLLLRVAEDLIKPLGKTREDLIQDLFKGDLKFHNVFHWKTESWADAGLIGWLVDGAAIITQTNMLDCSYAPYARALKRIAAEEVFHAQHGEAISVALAKGTKEQKEMLQDALNRWWPALMMFFGPPTAETTGTSKQDITIKYKIRKNTNEDLRQFYLTKYVPRIQGIGLTIPDETIHLDPETRNWVYKQPDWNYFKKIISNEGPMSQKRLRIRKLSYENNAWVREALGLNSEVGY; encoded by the coding sequence ATGGCACTTCAAGTAGTAAATTCATCGGACGAGACGAAGTACAAAGAATTTATGGCAAGAATCGAAGCTGGTGAAAAGATTGAAGCAGATGACTGGATGCCCGAAGAATATCGGAACGTCTTGATTAAGTTAATCTCAATGCACGGTATTAGCGAAATTATGGGGGCGTTTCCAGAAAAGGAATGGACTCCAAAAGCTCCGTCACTCTATCGTAAGCTTGGCATCATGGCGAAAGTTCAAGATGAAATGGGCCATGGTCAACTATTATTAAGGGTTGCAGAAGACTTAATTAAACCGCTTGGGAAAACTCGCGAAGATTTAATTCAAGATTTGTTTAAAGGAGATTTAAAGTTTCATAACGTGTTCCACTGGAAAACGGAATCATGGGCGGACGCTGGTTTAATTGGCTGGTTAGTAGATGGTGCGGCGATTATTACTCAAACAAATATGTTGGATTGTTCGTATGCACCGTATGCAAGAGCATTAAAAAGAATTGCCGCGGAAGAAGTGTTCCACGCCCAGCATGGCGAAGCAATCTCAGTTGCCTTAGCAAAAGGAACAAAAGAACAAAAAGAAATGCTTCAAGATGCCTTAAATCGTTGGTGGCCAGCACTGATGATGTTCTTTGGACCGCCAACTGCTGAAACAACAGGCACTTCGAAGCAAGATATAACAATCAAATATAAAATTAGAAAAAATACAAATGAAGATTTAAGACAATTTTATCTTACTAAATATGTGCCAAGAATTCAAGGTATTGGCTTAACAATTCCAGATGAAACGATTCATTTGGATCCAGAAACAAGAAACTGGGTATATAAACAGCCTGATTGGAATTATTTCAAGAAGATTATTAGTAATGAAGGGCCAATGTCACAAAAACGACTACGGATAAGAAAGCTCTCTTATGAAAATAATGCTTGGGTTCGTGAAGCATTAGGTTTAAATAGTGAAGTTGGTTATTAG
- the paaC gene encoding phenylacetate-CoA oxygenase subunit PaaC: protein MRMTSANEVNDPKNVEYKKALVDLLYQLADDDFLISFRGSEWLGLVPHIEEDVAYSSITQNTMGHAAIYYQLLEEIGEGKADDLAHGRSEAVRKNAVLLEDVNGPGHWLYEEPKYDWAFTVVRNYFYEVMKKHKIESLKNSSYEPLAQVAVRVQSETIYHLMHWRTWFNQLIGAEGEARERMKAAIEKAWKDVGGLLSLGPNREAMVKAGLIESEEVLKERFVAVIKDAFENLNLEYPGEPGMERGDGRAGMHTPDLKEAIDTLSGVYNLNPAVPW from the coding sequence ATGAGAATGACATCAGCAAATGAAGTAAATGATCCAAAAAATGTAGAGTATAAAAAAGCTTTAGTAGATTTATTGTATCAACTGGCTGATGACGATTTTCTTATTTCCTTTAGAGGATCGGAATGGCTAGGTTTAGTTCCGCATATTGAAGAAGATGTCGCTTACTCTTCAATCACACAAAATACAATGGGGCATGCAGCTATTTACTACCAATTACTTGAGGAAATTGGTGAAGGAAAAGCTGATGATTTAGCGCATGGCCGTTCCGAAGCTGTTCGTAAAAATGCAGTTCTTTTAGAAGATGTAAATGGGCCAGGTCACTGGCTATATGAAGAGCCAAAATATGATTGGGCATTCACAGTCGTTCGTAACTATTTCTACGAGGTTATGAAAAAGCATAAAATTGAATCTTTAAAAAATAGCTCCTACGAACCATTAGCACAAGTAGCAGTAAGGGTACAATCAGAAACGATTTATCATTTAATGCATTGGAGAACATGGTTTAACCAATTAATTGGTGCTGAAGGAGAGGCTAGAGAAAGAATGAAAGCCGCTATTGAAAAGGCTTGGAAAGATGTTGGTGGGCTTCTTTCACTAGGGCCTAATCGCGAAGCGATGGTGAAGGCAGGTTTAATTGAAAGTGAAGAGGTGCTAAAAGAGCGATTTGTTGCAGTTATTAAGGATGCTTTTGAAAATTTAAATTTAGAATACCCAGGAGAGCCAGGCATGGAGCGCGGTGATGGTAGAGCGGGAATGCACACACCAGACTTAAAAGAAGCGATTGATACGCTTTCGGGAGTGTATAACTTAAATCCAGCTGTACCTTGGTAA
- a CDS encoding AMP-binding protein, with product MILHDVETESRQRLEEIQLERLTETVQRVYNNVPFYQQKFNESNIKPENIKGLEDILRLPFTKKQDLRDHYPFGLFAVDRKEIVRIHGSSGTSGKPTVVAYTRNDIKNWSEIVARAIVIAGGKPGEVLHNAYGYGLFTGGLGLHYGSEYLGMSTVPISGGNTERQITLIEDFEPTVICGTPSYVLNIAEYMEELGKDPRKTSLKYGIFGAEPWSEEMRRTIEEKFAIKACDIYGLSEVMGPGVSIECHHAQEGLHIAEDHFYVEVIDPKTLEPVADGEDGELVFTSLTKEAFPVIRYRTGDIASITREKCKCGRTTIRMSRVKGRIDDMIIIRGVNVFPSEIEHYLLTVNELAPFYQVHLVKKGIMDAIELNVEVTDAVYKQVEENLKHETIQFLKKKVEHIMKNSCLVSMDVKIHAPKTIQRFEGKAVRVIDKRSMSIGV from the coding sequence ATGATATTACACGATGTAGAGACGGAAAGTAGACAAAGACTTGAGGAAATCCAATTGGAAAGGCTAACGGAAACGGTGCAAAGAGTATACAATAATGTACCATTTTACCAACAAAAATTTAATGAAAGTAATATAAAGCCAGAAAATATTAAAGGTTTAGAGGATATTCTGAGGCTTCCATTCACGAAAAAGCAAGATTTGCGGGATCATTATCCATTTGGTCTTTTTGCTGTTGACAGAAAAGAAATTGTCCGCATTCATGGTTCATCAGGTACAAGTGGTAAACCAACAGTTGTTGCTTATACAAGAAATGATATTAAAAACTGGAGTGAAATCGTTGCAAGGGCAATAGTCATTGCAGGTGGTAAGCCTGGAGAAGTGCTACATAATGCTTATGGATATGGTTTATTTACAGGTGGTTTAGGTCTTCATTATGGCAGCGAGTATTTAGGAATGTCAACTGTACCCATTTCTGGAGGTAATACAGAAAGACAAATTACATTAATTGAGGATTTCGAACCAACCGTTATTTGCGGCACACCTTCCTATGTTTTAAACATTGCTGAATATATGGAGGAATTAGGGAAAGATCCACGGAAAACAAGTTTAAAATATGGGATTTTTGGTGCAGAGCCTTGGTCGGAGGAAATGAGGAGAACGATTGAAGAAAAATTTGCTATTAAGGCATGTGATATTTACGGTTTAAGTGAGGTGATGGGGCCGGGCGTTTCGATTGAATGCCATCACGCTCAGGAGGGACTGCATATTGCTGAGGACCATTTTTATGTGGAGGTCATTGACCCGAAAACACTTGAGCCAGTTGCCGATGGTGAAGATGGAGAGCTAGTTTTTACGAGCTTAACGAAAGAAGCCTTTCCAGTTATTCGTTATCGCACTGGAGATATTGCTTCCATAACTAGAGAAAAGTGTAAATGTGGAAGAACGACAATTCGCATGTCACGGGTGAAAGGCCGAATCGATGACATGATTATTATAAGAGGTGTCAATGTTTTTCCATCTGAAATCGAACATTACTTGCTTACAGTAAATGAATTAGCGCCATTTTATCAAGTCCATTTAGTCAAAAAAGGTATTATGGATGCCATTGAGTTAAATGTAGAAGTAACAGATGCAGTGTATAAACAAGTAGAAGAAAATTTGAAACATGAGACGATACAGTTTCTTAAAAAGAAAGTAGAACATATTATGAAAAACAGCTGTTTAGTTTCAATGGATGTTAAAATCCACGCTCCGAAAACGATTCAAAGATTTGAAGGAAAAGCCGTAAGAGTAATAGACAAACGATCAATGAGCATAGGTGTTTGA